The following is a genomic window from Hymenobacter monticola.
AACAAACTTGTCCGGCTGGTGGGCAGGCCGTGGCATGCTGGCGCGGCGGCTTTCCGCCCCCGTGGCGCCGCTGTGCGGCATATGGCGCTTAGAAACTATAAAAGTTCTATCCGCGCCGGCCGCGCCGCCAGCAGCAAACCGGTGGCAGAAGCGAAAGAAGCCTTGGCTGCGTGTGCGGCCGGGGCTGCTTTGTGTGAACCCGTTTGCTACAAAATAAAGGACTCCCTTTGGCGGTGTGTTAGATGTACTCACGAATCCGACTCCTTATGCGACAACGAAAAGCCCTCACATCGATGCCTTGTCCTTACCCACATCTTTGAAAGCGCTGGCTGATAGGCCAGCGCTTTTTTAGTTAGCTGAAATTATAGGTTCTGAGCGTTGCGAGGCGCGCCCATTCTACCAAACAGTGCCATCCTACGCCAAAGGGTTTGCCAACTTGGCGGCCCGTTGCCGCCGGGCTATTTGCTTAGCTCCTGAATGGCTCGTTCCTCTGCTTTCGTGGCCGCTACCGCGTTGCTTTCCAGCCAATAAGGGTATTCGTACCGGGTCCCCCGGCGGAATAACGGGCCCGCGTAGCGCTGCGCGTGGGGGATTGGAGCGGGGTTCGCGCCCAAATCCGTCACCACCAATTCGCTGGAGAAATTATACTGGGTTGGGGCTTTCGCCAACGCCACCACTTGCCACCCCCGCTCCATGCGAACAAACGCGGGATACACCCGGCCGTGCACCTCCCGGTATTCCAACCGCTTGTAGAACGTGGTCACGTTGGCGGACACGACACCCGCGCGCACGCTGTAATTGTACGGTTGCAAGGCCACGGGTACTTCGGACTCAATGCGCCGAATGTGCAGCGTGGTGGGGTCAATGTACACCGTCGCCTGCCGCAGGTGGCGTTCGGCGCGGGTGCGGGGCGTGCAGGTGATGACGTAACCCGTCGCCTCGTTCGTCTCCGCATCGGCGACCAGCACCTGGAGACGATACGTATAAAAATAGAACGCCGTGCTGTCCAGAAAAGGACTGCTTTGCAAGATGTTATAGTAATCGCCGGCCATTGTCACATCCAGGGGTTTGGGGAGCAACGCGGTCAACAGCCCCCCGCCGTGGGCGGGGGATTCCCCGACCCGCGACTGCAACACCTGGGCTTGGACGGTCGGGTGTTCGGGTTGCCGGGGATTGGCTTCCAAATAATAATCAATCAGCGCGTCGGCAAATTTGGTGTACACGCCGTCGCGGGTCACAAACTCCCGGTAGTAGGTTTTGAGCAATAACGGGCTGGCCATGTCGGCGCGCGTCTGGCGCACCGCTTGGTTGAGCAACGCGGTCGGCGAGGGCCCCGTGACGCGCACGGGGGCCAATTCCATCGCTTGGGGCTGCAAGGAAAAAACCGGCGGGTTTGCCAGCAGGGTGGCCGAAAGCGCCTGTTTCTGTGCCGCGTAGCCCAAGGCCTGCACGAGCACGGTATCTGCGGCGTGGCCGGCCACCTGCAAGCGAAAGGCCCCCTCGCCGTTGCTGACGGTGCCCACCGTTGTGTGCAAAAGGCTGACCGAAGCGTACGGCACGGGACGCTGTGTTTGGCCGTCCCGAACGGCACCCGTTAGCACCAGCGGTGCCAACGCTTGCCCCGTCGCGGAGCCGGCGCCCAAACTTCGCCCCAGCAGCAGAAAAGCGAACAATAACAAACGCATAGCAACAGCAACCTGAGCGGTGGTCAACCGGAGATGGAATGAAAAAGTCCCCTTGCGCGAGCAAGGAGACCTTTCGGTGCGACACCACGACCACCCGCGCTAGTCAGTGGTCCTGGTGTCGCACAGGGTTAGCCGCGGCGGCTCACGGCGCGGGCGGCTCGTTCCAGAAGATGATGGACAGGACCGCCACCACGGCCGCGCCGATGATAAAGCCGCCGTCCAAGGCCACCAAAAACAAGTACCACCCCAGCCGGTCGCCCCGGGCCGCGACGGTGGGCTTGGTGGGCCCTTGCGTGGTGGGGTACCACAAATTGTCGGGGTTTGCTTGCGCCGTTAACCAATACAGCGCGCTGTGCTCGGTGACCGAGGCCATCGCCAGCAGGCGGGCCGTCGCGGTCGCGTCCAGTCCGGCGTTTTCCACCAGGTCGGAAAAAGCGGCCACTTCTTGGCGCAGGTGCTCAAAAGTGCCCGCCGTCACCGTTTCCGCGTTGAGGTTATTCGCCGCGTATTGGTCCAAGGCATTGGCCAGGTAATATTCCTTTTCAGAAATAAGGTTTTGCTCGTACAGATACTGCAACGGATTGGTCATGGTGACCAACGGCGTTACCGCTTCTTTGAACGTAGCCCACGAAACAGGCGTCTGGGCCGGCAGATTCAGGCTTTCCGCGAAGGACACCGCATTCTCACAGGCAAAGTTGTAGACTTGCTCGTGGGTGAGGGAGGAAAACCCGGGTTGATGGGCGATGGCATCCAGCGTAAAATTATGGAAGAACCCCGCACGTCTTGCAATTTCATTGTCGGTCATAGAATTGAAAGTAGTTGATTTGGGATGAGGAAGTTAGCGCGCTTCAAGGTACTAACGTTTTTTTTCATCTCCATCGTATGCGGTGAATAGAATACGTCGATGCACCATAATCTTTGCGACGAGCTTTTGCCCCATGCCTTAAATGAAAAGCGCCGGCCTACCGGCCGGTGCTTTTTTTAGTCTTCCTCCAGCCGAAGCTGCGTGGCCAGCCGTACGCCTTCAACCAGTTGGCGCAAACTCAGCAGCCCCCGCCACAGCGTTTGCCAGCCCGGCGGCCCGTCGCCGGCGCGCCCCAAGTGTCCACCCAGCCCGGCCAGGGCGTAATACACCTCCCGCACGGTGGTAAGCGGACGTTGGCACTGCCCCCGCAGCACGCGCAAATAGCTGACCGACAAGCCGGCCCGCTCGGCCGGCGCGTCTGGCTGCTGGCGGCTGTGCTCGCGCAGGGCCACCAGGGCCAGGGCTACCACACTCAGCACGGCCACGGCCGCGAACAGGCGGGCCGCCGTTTGCAGTTGCAGCCGCTCGGCACCCAGCCCCGTTTTGAGGGCCTTGTGGAATTCCTCAATCAGCCAGCGGCTGGCGTACTGCCGCCCCACGGCCTGGGCCTGTGCGAGGTCGGTCACGGGAAAATCAGTCAGCAGCAGCCATTCCAGCCCCGGGATGCCATCGGCCCGCACTTCCCACACGCGCACGACCGTCGCGGCCACCGGCGCACCCTTGCCCGTGGCGCCCCCCGGCCGCTGGGGGGCCCGCAGGGCCAGCGGCGGGCTCCAACTCAGGTGCAGGGTCACCTGCCGCGCCGGCTGGCCCGGCCGTCCGCGCAACGACAGGGCCAGCGTGCCCTGGCTGGGCTGGGCGCGGGCGCGCTCGAAGAGGCGGCCAGCTGGTTCCTTGGCGGGCCCCACCACCAGGCCCCGGTCCTGGGCAGCGCGCACCACGAACCCCAGCCCTTGCTGCTGGCACTGGTACAAATGCTCATAGACATCCGCGCCCCGGTCGGCCACCACCACCCAGCGGGTGTCGGGTGGGGGGCTGCCCACCGCCCGCAGGCTCTGCGTCCACAGGGCCGATTCGCGGGCCCGGGCCTGCCGCAGGCGGGCCTGGTTGTGGGGACCGGCTTTTTCGGCGTCAGGCGCGGGCTGGCGCACATGAAACTGCTGGTCCAGCAGGCCCAGCAGCGGCAAGGGGGGGC
Proteins encoded in this region:
- a CDS encoding carboxypeptidase-like regulatory domain-containing protein — translated: MRLLLFAFLLLGRSLGAGSATGQALAPLVLTGAVRDGQTQRPVPYASVSLLHTTVGTVSNGEGAFRLQVAGHAADTVLVQALGYAAQKQALSATLLANPPVFSLQPQAMELAPVRVTGPSPTALLNQAVRQTRADMASPLLLKTYYREFVTRDGVYTKFADALIDYYLEANPRQPEHPTVQAQVLQSRVGESPAHGGGLLTALLPKPLDVTMAGDYYNILQSSPFLDSTAFYFYTYRLQVLVADAETNEATGYVITCTPRTRAERHLRQATVYIDPTTLHIRRIESEVPVALQPYNYSVRAGVVSANVTTFYKRLEYREVHGRVYPAFVRMERGWQVVALAKAPTQYNFSSELVVTDLGANPAPIPHAQRYAGPLFRRGTRYEYPYWLESNAVAATKAEERAIQELSK
- a CDS encoding IS4 family transposase; this translates as MSIATHFCDPLSWAQHHFGAAPLGDARRSRRLVLLAAGWCRQPGASIPRLNQGQAGASKAAYRLLDHPQATPDAFQQPHRHVVSHQLQAPGTYLLLEDTTELLWPEAATRRPGLGPVGPGTVRHQGVLLHSLLAAAWPADGPAPSRAQRPPLPLLGLLDQQFHVRQPAPDAEKAGPHNQARLRQARARESALWTQSLRAVGSPPPDTRWVVVADRGADVYEHLYQCQQQGLGFVVRAAQDRGLVVGPAKEPAGRLFERARAQPSQGTLALSLRGRPGQPARQVTLHLSWSPPLALRAPQRPGGATGKGAPVAATVVRVWEVRADGIPGLEWLLLTDFPVTDLAQAQAVGRQYASRWLIEEFHKALKTGLGAERLQLQTAARLFAAVAVLSVVALALVALREHSRQQPDAPAERAGLSVSYLRVLRGQCQRPLTTVREVYYALAGLGGHLGRAGDGPPGWQTLWRGLLSLRQLVEGVRLATQLRLEED